One segment of Cryptococcus neoformans var. grubii H99 chromosome 2, complete sequence DNA contains the following:
- a CDS encoding mitochondrial intermediate peptidase 2: MRRLQQSLRRHSAGRCPFILIPHRLLATSYATYKLTPQAALGIENTGSSAVLPKASPIQAPPRATPDDSAIKAHFDLPHSIFGDMVGVRSGHVKGLFLYDPLTEADSLRRLTDRTLIQASAIVQRIVVAPQDPTGRELRLVVKNLDRLSDILCGVIDMCELVRNVHPHQDWVNQSDRTHQILCSFMNELNATRGLYESLAKAIAHPFNNPLTTSELRVAHTFLADFERSGIHLPPSVRERYVKHSDALLSLGRSFLSSASSGPSTVPHIEIPDPHRLLMGLGRQFVDSLPRKGRNGQAVIEPGSWEAQMILRYAREGRARELVYIGGMSADKTRINVLEAMLKERAELASVLGKNNWAEVALADKMTKTPENVMGFLTSLAQHHQPVARAEVDMLRRMKATVLTGNYYDLRNPRTRHLPPFYAWDKDYYSDKYLASLIPTGSPPSISPYFSTGTVMSGLSRIFSKLYGISFKPAVVSSGEVWHPSVRRLDVVHEEEGLIGVIYCDFFSRIGKASGAAHYTVRCSRRVDDDDIDGDGLPEDWDKPYGPGLETDGESLPGKPGKYQLPIIALSMDVGTVNEGRPALLNWHQLETLFHEMGHAIHSMIGRTEYHNVSGTRCATDFVELPSILMEHFISSPEVLSTFAFHYATGEPLPIPIIEAHLALNQSLSALETHGQIAMALLDQKYHTLRHGQDVFDSTAIWFQLQQEIGVIQPVPGTAWQTQFGHLYGYGATYYSYLFDRAIAGKMWSTLFHRPGASQAYGQKAEGILSREGGELLKEKVLKWGGGRDPWEMVGDVIGGVEGEELSKGDERALALVGSWTVV; this comes from the exons ATGCGGCGGCTACAACAGTCTCTTCGTCGGCATTCAGCGGGGCGTTGCCCTTTCATTTTGATTCCACATCGTCTTCTCGCGACCTCCTACGCTACTTATAAACTAACTCCTCAGGCAGCCTTGGGGATTGAAAACACAGGTTCTTCAGCAGTCCTCCCTAAGGCATCTCCCATACAGGCACCTCCTCGAGCTACACCCGATGATTCAGCCATTAAAGCTCATTTcgatcttcctcattcaaTCTTTGGTGACATGGTTGGTGTGAGAAGCGGACATGTGAAAGGCTTATTCCTTTATGACCCTCTAACTGAAGCGGACTCGCTAAGGCGCCTGACAGATCGTACTTTGATTCAAGCCTCAGCGATCGTCCAACGCATCGTCGTGGCTCCCCAGGATCCCACTGGTCGAGAGTTACGGCTTGTGGTGAAAAACCTGGATAGGCTGAGCGATATACTTTGTGGGGTGATTGATATGTGTGAACTGGTTCGAAACGTCCATCCACACCAAGACTGGGTGAATCAGAGCGATCGGACTCACCAGATACTATGTAGCTTCATGAACGAGCTAAACGCAACCCGGGGTCTTTACGAG TCACTTGCAAAAGCAATTGCGCATCCTTTCAATAACCCATTGACTACTTCAGAGCTTAGGGTTGCACATACCTTCCTCGCAGATTTTGAGCGATCAGGTATACATCTTCCGCCCTCTGTTCGCGAAAGGTATGTGAAGCACTCGGACGCTTTACTCTCCCTCGGTCgttcctttctctcttccgcATCTTCGGGCCCATCCACAGTTCCCCACATAGAAATCCCCGATCCTCATCGCTTACTTATGGGATTGGGTCGCCAATTTGTGGATTCTTTACCACGGAAAGGTCGAAATGGACAGGCTGTTATTGAACCTGGAAGTTGGGAGGCGCAAATGATCCTGAGATACGCAAGAGAGGGTCGGGCGCGAGAGCTGGTGTACATCGGCGGAATGAGCGCCGACAAAACGAGGATCAATGTGCTGGAAGCGAtgttgaaggaaagagcTGAACTTGCCAGCGTCCTTGGGAAGAACAATTGGGCGGAGGTTGCTCTAGCCGATAAGATGACCAAAACACCGGAAAATGTGATGGGCTTCTTGACTTCCCTCGCTCAACACCATCAACCAGTTGCTAGAGCAGAAGTGGACATGTtaagaagaatgaaagcTACTGTTCTGACTGGAAATTACTATGACCTACGGAATCCCCGGACACGACATCTTCCCCCGTTCTATGCCTGGGATAAAGATTATTATAGCGACAAATACCTGGCATCCCTCATTCCTACAggctctcctccttccatttcccCTTATTTTTCGACCGGTACAGTGATGTCAGGTCTTTCCCGCATCTTTTCAAAACTTTACGGCATCTCCTTTAAACCAGCTGTAGTCTCATCTGGAGAAGTTTGGCATCCTTCTGTCCGGCGGTTGGATGTAGTgcacgaagaagaagggctCATTGGTGTCATATATTGTGACTTTTTCTCGCGCATTGGAAAAGCTTCTGGAGCAGCCCATTACACTGTGAGGTGCTCAAGAAGGGTagatgatgacgatatAGATGGTGATGGGTTACCAGAAGACTGGGATAAGCCATATGGCCCTGGATTAGAAACTGATGGGGAGTCTTTGCCAGGCAAGCCAGGGAAGTATCAGCTGCCTATCATCGCATTGTCAATGGATGTCGGTACAGTGAATGAAGGAAGACCTGCGCTGTTGAATTGGCACCAGTTGGAGACTTTGTTTCATGAAATGGGACATGCAATCCACT CCATGATTGGTCGGACAGAGTACCACAATGTTTCGGGAACAAGATGTGCCACCGATTTTGTAGAGCTTCCTTCAATACTGATGGAGCATTTTATTTCATCACCAGAAGTCCTCAGCACTTTTGCATTCCATTATGCCACCGGCGAACCTCTACCTATCCCCATTATCGAGGCCCACTTAGCTCTCAATCAGTCGCTAAGCGCCCTCGAGACTCATGGACAAATTGCAATGGCTCTTCTGGATCAGAAATACCATACCCTACGTCATGGACAGGATGTCTTTGATTCTACTGCTATTTGGTTCCAACTTCAGCAAGAAATTGGAGTCATCCAACCAGTGCCCGGAACAGCTTGGCAAACGCAGTTCGGTCATCTGTACGGATACGGAGCGACATATTACTCTTATCTATTTGACCGAGCCATTGCGGGAAAGATGTGGTCCACCTTGTTTCATCGCCCGGGGGCATCCCAAGCTTATGGCCAAAAGGCTGAAGGAATACTGAGcagggagggaggagaactgttgaaagagaaagtaCTAAAATGGGGCGGAGGTAGGGATCCATGGGAGATGGTAGGCGACGTGATTGGGGGCgtagaaggtgaagagttAAGtaaaggagatgagagggCGTTGGCATTGGTTGGAAGCTGGACTGTCGTATGA
- a CDS encoding D-tyrosyl-tRNA(Tyr) deacylase, producing the protein MKAVLQRVINASVTVDGKIISSIGKGLLVLVGIDRYDEPQDATQIIKKILTARLWEDDNGVAWKKNVKDIDGEVLCVSQFTLLAGFKGAKPDFHESMSTVPGNAFYSSFLKEIKTAYDPTKIQDGQFGAMMQVSLTNDGPVTILLSSKDKPEKSGTSTSTPSATASGISTPLEGKKKNKGRGKLLTEIKADQQLGETEGVDLPGTSLSARQERCASAAEDKIDKLSVNENTSSR; encoded by the exons ATGAAGGCGGTTCTTCAGCGAGTGATCAATGCGTCCGTCACAG TGGATGGCAAGATTATTTCATCGATAGGTAAAGGACTCCTTGTTCTGGTCGGTATCGATCGGT ATGACGAGCCACAGGATGCTACTCAAATCATCAAGAAAATCCTGACTGCTCGATTATGGGAAGACGATAACGGCGTAGCCTGGAAAAAGAACGTGAAAGACATTGACGGAGAAGTGCTCTGCG TCTCTCAATTCACACTGTTGGCTGGCTTCAAAGGGGCTAAACCCGATTTCCATGAATCAATG TCTACAGTCCCAGGAAATGCATTTTACAGTTCTTTCTTGAAAGAAATAAAGACGGCGTACGATCCAACCAAGATTCAAG ATGGGCAATTTGGGGCAATGATGCAGGTATCGTTGACCAATGAT GGTCCAGTaaccatcctcctctcttcgAAGGACAAACCGGAAAAAAGCGGAACCAGCACTTCCACTCCGTCAGCAACCGCTAGTGGTATTTCAACACCCCTGGaaggcaaaaagaagaacaagggaagagggaaacTTCTGACGGAGATCAAGGCTGATCAGCAACTCGGAGAGACAGAGGGCGTTGATCTTCCGGGGACTTCTCTCTCAGCTCGACAAGAGCGATGTGCCAGTGCAGCAGAAGACAAGATTGACAAATTGAGTGTCAATGAAAATACATCATCACGGTGA
- a CDS encoding 26S proteasome regulatory subunit N12 has translation MSFDLQQALAQLQAAYDASSEQVSTQLAKLKLELAQSGLYFAPPSADPQDLVAARSILEIGAFQSLRQGDLKSYARYNFALQPFYDNLRDIIPASPNRPVTLGLHLLGLLSENLLTEFHTLLETLKPEELNDSFVRLPVDLERWLMEGSYNKVYRARDRVPRPEFEFLLERLMGTVRGQIASTIESSYPSLPLQHAATLLFFKSGETSSLTDFASARGWSLSPNTQTFSFPRSSKPDIALAAAESSSDVSSATIDKLKGTGVVRGVPMETMVGPALRLAQQLEAIV, from the exons ATGTCTTTCGATCTCCAACAAGCACTCGCACAGCTCCAGGCTGCTTACGATGCGTCCTCAGAACAAGTCTCTACTCAGCTCGCAAAGCTCAAA CTCGAGTTAGCCCAGTCAGGCTTATATTTTGCTCCGCCTTCTGCCGACCCCCAAGATCTTGTTGCCGCTCGATCTATACTTGAAATCGGCGCGTTTCAATCCCTTCGACAAGGCGACCTCAAGTCCTATGCCCGTTACAACTTTGCTCTCCAACCATTCTACGACAACCTCAGGGATATCATCCCTGCATCTCCAAATAGACCAGTGACCTTGGGGCTCCATCTCTTAGGGCTGCTGAGTGAAAATCTGTTGACAGAGTTTCACACGTTGTTGGAGACCCTTAAGCCTGAAGAGTTGAATGACTCATTTGTGAGATTACCGGTGGATCT TGAGAGATGGTTGATGGAAGGATCATATAACAAGGTGTACCGTGCCAGAGATCGTGTCCCGAGACCAGAATTCGAATTTTTACTTGAAAGGCTCATGGGCACTGTCCGTGGCCAAATTGCCTCCACCATAGAGTCTTCATATCCTTCTTTACCCCTTCAACATGCCGCtacccttctcttcttcaaatcgGGCGAAACATCCTCTCTCACAGACTTTGCCTCTGCTCGAGGCTGGTCACTTTCACCTAACACTCAGACATTCAGCTTCCCTCGCTCAAGCAAGCCGGATATTGCCCTTGCCGCTGCAGAAAGTAGCAGCGACGTTTCATCAGCCACGATCGATAAGCTTAAGGGCACTGGTGTTGTTCGAGGAGTGCCGATGGAGACCATGGTGGGGCCTGCGTTGAGGCTGGCTCAACAATTGGAAGCTATCGTGTAG
- a CDS encoding RAN protein binding protein, with amino-acid sequence MASARHSIHFHSLPSRPTSQIPKMASTQPPVSAPEQSKIKPQDVGWQFVPQYYNFVNSQPHRLHCFYNKRSTFIHGEEGEDVTPAFGQQEIHDRILQIGYNQCKVYIHSMDSQSSADGGIIILVLGELSNNHQSWRKFSQTFFLAEQPGGYFVLNDIFRYLREDVDEDESAPQGTTQPQEEPAQPEVAAEKLPEATTITQEPAKDPVPEPEPVSAPSEVVADTVPEEAEIAAVPDKDVAPEQEPPAVKEPEAAAEPAEATPKPAASVTESVASPAPAAPTPAAKAASPAPAAKVASPAPAAPKAAAPATNGSSPASTTPAAPPKPMTWASMAASNVWGKTASPSATSAPAPAPAAAAAPAPPAAPAPGPAQPKKDEKPASAPVTGQGQRRQQTIDPSKVQTAHCFVKLPNWSPDSQSSSDFLTDAELSKIASRFGEVKSTEIVKSKACAFVEFARVESARKAIQHSLPVEQGGEGGTKFPNGTLSFEPRKEKDDRPKAKGQRTGGQQGQGQGQRQVNGGAGGRGGRGPRGRGGQGNQGDRQPQK; translated from the exons ATGGCATCTGCTCGACATTCCATACACTTCCattcccttccatctcgcCCCACCTCTCAGATACCC AAAATGGCATCCACTCAGCCCCCAGTTTCAGCTCCTGAGCAGTCAAAGATCAAGCCTCAAGACGTCGGATGGCAGTTCGTCCCTCAGTACTA CAACTTTGTTAATTCTCAGCCACACCGTCTCCACTGCTTCTACAACAAGCGTTCAACATTTATCCAcggcgaggagggtgaggaCGTAACTCCGGCATTCGGGCAGCAG GAAATTCACGACCGTATACTTCAAATTGGTTACAACCAATGCAAAGTTTACATCCATTCTATGGACTCCCAGTCCTCCGCCGATGGTGGTATCATTATCTTAGTCCTGGGTGAACTCTCCAATAACCACCAGTCCTGGCGAAAGTTCTCTCAAacctttttccttgccGAACAACCCGGAGGTTATTTTGTGCTCAACGACATCTTCCGATATTTGAGagaggatgttgatgaggacgagTCTGCTCCCCAGGGGACTACTCAGCCTCAGGAGGAACCTGCTCAGCCAGAGGTTGCGGCTGAGAAGCTTCCCGAGGCGACAACCATCACTCAGGAACCTGCCAAGGACCCTGTTCCCGAGCCCGAACCTGTCAGCGCTCCTTCGGAAGTTGTTGCTGACACCGTCCCtgaggaggcggagatTGCAGCTGTGCCTGACAAGGACGTCGCTCCCGAGCAGGAGCCTCCTGCTGTCAAGGAGCCtgaagctgctgctgagccCGCTGAGGCGACCCCTAAACCTGCCGCTTCGGTCACCGAATCTGTCgcttctcctgctcctgctgcACCTACTCCTGCCGCCAAGGCCGCTTCTCCCGCTCCTGCCGCCAAGGTCGCTTCTCCCGCCCCTGCCGCCCCTAAAGCTGCTGCTCCCGCGACTAATGGTTCTTCACCAGCTTCTACTACCCCCGCTGCTCCTCCCAAACCAATGACTTGGGCATCCATGGCTGCTTCTAATGTTTGGGGTAAGACAGCTAGTCCGTCTGCCACCTCggcccccgcccccgcaccggctgctgctgccgcgCCCGCGCCCCCAGCTGCCCCTGCACCCGGTCCTGCTCAACCCAAGAAGGACGAAAAGCCTGCATCTGCCCCTGTTACTGGTCAAGGACAAAGACGACAGCAGACTATCGATCCTTCCAAGGTTCAGACAGCCCATTGCTTTGTCAAG CTCCCTAACTGGTCTCCCGACTCTCAGAGCTCTTCCGACTTCCTTACTGATGCCGAGCTTTCCAAGATTGCTTCTCGATTCGGTGAGGTAAAGTCTACCGAAATCGTCAAGAGCAAGGCTTGTGCCTTTGTCGAGTTTGCTCGAGTTGAGTCTGCCCGAAAGGCCATCCAGCACTCCTTGCCCGTCGAGCAAGGTGGTGAGGGCGGTACTAAATTCCCCAACGGTACTTTGTCTTTCGAGCCTcgaaaggagaaggacgacAGACCCAAGGCCAAGGGACAAAGGACCGGTGGTCAGCAAGGCCAGGGTCAGGGCCAGAGGCAGGTTAACGGCGGTGCCGGCGGTCGAGGCGGTAGGGGTCCCAGGGGACGAGGAGGACAGGGTAACCAGGGTGATAGGCAACCTCAAAAGTAA
- a CDS encoding nuclear protein, which yields MDTPASNTEAPPTPSPAPPQIPSASITTTTSAPAPAVASAPTKKQYNKRVNKKKVEGLLAYTTAFVPGTYNVKIPAGDYLQKERNADVARQISLDKARREEEELSSKIPAAGDGERENPLSKILVIHPGSRNLRLGLASDFYPKEIPNCIARPTKAVQISGARKAPVMGSRVNSLREQHERNRKRKRGKVDEDGDHPEEDIEMENGDDVGEWVDPIEESIGYLRDYLRNRLVQERLATDWRELTRIKANNTKVKPELLPEHNDPYRIDWTEPEGKPFFIGTDALRLPESAGYTVRYPILHRSLNRRDWASSQTVLDDISTIITSSLSTQLSIAPRDYPLFSVLLIVPDHGDRVYIQEMTHLILQVLGFKSIAVQQEAYCAIFGAGMSSACVVDIGAQETSVTCVDEAMLLAETRIKLNYGGDDITSALTHLLVASNFPYRELDLARSQDWLMMDNLKIKLCTLEEHLVANTLWDFYVPRVEGLTQKWMLRTFDENILAPLVFFDTRMIDFDEKKGQGSFRFWNTSDDKVTDEITSTYEEPTSAMKALTSHLLPGASQTSVSGFQKSEAPSNSESTTPAPAPLVISSNSSPEKPNASLSTTLTQTPVPELNLPSTASTPAPTAGGAADAGTPGTAAPALLSLPTLASLAPQPTLSASQIFTASSQSPLDAAIAASLSLCGTENKIRTLSHSILLIGGSSSIKGLPAFISDRLPSLLKQRGVPGNGEVTIVPPPRGLNPKYVCWKGGSVMCNIEGLGDMWIRRDEWEALGVRALKDRYMWF from the exons ATGGACACACCAGCATCCAACACAGAAGCTCCTCCGACCCCTTCCCCGGCTCCTCCTCAGATACCTTCGGCCTCGATAACGACAACCACTTCGGCACCTGCACCAGCCGTCGCTTCCGCCCCCACAAAAAAACAGTACAACAAGCGTGTCAACAAG AAAAAAGTAGAAGGCCTTCTGGCATATACGACTGCTTTCGTTCCTGGAACTTATAATGTCAAGATTCCTGCTGGCGATTACCtgcagaaagaaagaaatgcCGATGTCGCTCGACAAATAAGTCTAGACAAGGCtaggagagaggaggaagagttgtCATCAAAGATACCAGCAGCTGGCGATGGTGAACGGGAG AACCCTCTTTCCAAGATCCTCGTCATTCATCCCGGATCACGCAACCTTCGCTTAGGACTTGCATCTGATTTCTATCCTAAAGAGATACCGAACTGCATAGCGCGGCCTACAAAAGCAGTACAAATCAGTGGAGCCCGAAAAGCGCCTGTGATGGGAAGCAGAGTCAACAGTTTAAGAGAGCAACATGAGAGAAataggaaaagaaaaagaggcaaAGTGGACGAGGACGGTGACCAtccggaagaagatattgagatggagaatggTGATGATGTTGGGGAGTGGGTTGATCCT ATAGAAGAGTCGATCGGTTATCTCAGAGATTATCTTCGAAACCGTCTTGTGCAGGAACGCCTTGCTACCGACTGGCGAGAACTCACCCGAATCAAAGCCAACAATACCAAGGTCAAGCCTGAATTGCTGCCTGAACACAACGATCCATATCGAATTGATTGGACAGAACCAGAGGGGAAACCGTTTTTCATTGGTACAGACGCGTTGAGACTTCCAGAATCCGCAGGGTACACTGTTCGTTACCCCATCCTTCATCGCTCTCTCAACCGTCGAGATTGGGCCTCATCACAGACTGTTCTCGATGATATTTCTaccatcatcacctcctCTCTATCCACTCAACTATCCATAGCCCCCCGGGATTATCCCCTTTTCTCTGTTCTCCTAATTGTTCCCGACCATGGCGATCGCGTGTATATCCAGGAGATGACCCACCTTATTCTACAAGTTCTAGGGTTCAAGTCCATCGCGGTGCAGCAAGAGGCATATTGTGCTATCTTTGGAGCGGGTATGAGCAGTGCCTGTGTCGTAGATATTGGCGCTCAAGAAACAAGTGTAACTTGTGTGGACGAAGCCATGTTGCTTGCCGAGACTAG GATAAAATTGAACtatggaggagatgacATAACGTCCGCTTTGACCCATCTTCTTGTAGCCTCAAACTTCCCATATCGTGAACTCGATCTTGCAAGGTCTCAAGATTGGCTCATGATGGATAATCTCAAGATCAAGCTTTGTACATTAGAGGAACACCTGGTGGCTAATACCTTGTGGGACTTTTATGTGCCCCGGGTTGAGGGCCTGACTCAGAAATGGATGCTTCGAACTTTCGACGAGAATATTCTGGCACCTTTGGTATTTTTCGACACGCGAATG ATTGACTTTGACGAGAAAAAGGGTCAAGGATCTTTCAGGTTTTGGAACACGTCTGATGACAAAGTGACGGACGAGATCACTTCTACATACGAGGAGCCA ACCAGCGCTATGAAAGCGTTAACGAGCCACCTCCTCCCTGGCGCCTCTCAGACATCCGTATCTGGTTTTCAAAAGTCCGAAGCTCCTAGCAACTCTGAATCTACCACTCCCGCACCTGCACCGCTTGTCATTAGCTCCAATTCCAGTCCAGAGAAGCCCAACGCATCACTTTCCACCACCCTCACTCAAACTCCTGTGCCAGAGCTCAACCTGCCTTCCACTGCCTCCACACCAGCTCCTACCGCCGGAGGTGCAGCCGATGCTGGCACTCCTGGTACAGCTGCGCCTGCTCTACTGTCCCTTCCCACGCTCGCAAGTCTTGCCCCTCAACCCACCCTCTCTGCTTCTCAAATTTTCACCGCATCGTCTCAGTCACCTCTCGACGCTGCCATTGCTGCCTCATTATCGCTCTGTGGTACGGAAAACAAGATTCGCACACTCTCTCATTCTATCCTTTTGATAGGCGGCTCTTCGTCGATCAAAGGTCTACCTGCCTTTATCTCCGACCGTTTACCTTCGTTACTCAAGCAACGCGGCGTGCCAGGTAACGGTGAAGTAACAATCGTCCCTCCTCCCAGAGGGTTAAATCCAAAATATGTCTGTTGGAAGGGCGGGAGTGTCATGTGTAATATTGAGGGACTAGGAGATATGTGGATTAGAAGAGATGAGTGGGAAGCGCTGGGCGTAAGAGCGTTGAAAGACAGGTATATGTGGTTCTAA
- a CDS encoding ribosomal RNA methyltransferase Nop2, with protein MGRRAKNKQGPPAPLPGSIPEKTESRRQKTKKRAPSAVTNEVASRGKALKGPGASVAGGRKKGVIVGKTGKMIKGPKGKKVDEVDEDSDLDEALQPGEYSSDEDEAEQPKTKKSKKSTEEESEGEEELARGPVKELVFSDSEEDEEEDDNLNDDDEALPKGQHNFDLDAAPPSDDGEEDLEMGDEFDMDEDEFGSEEEAEEDSAFASSGDEDADMAGDENLQVDEDEEDGIQTNLEDDLEETYTLPAVDNGGEEEEHEHGTSLREVENRMRWLVGVVLNKEEKVSKGVPGKSRSDHMLQLQHDIATYFGYNTFLVGKLMKLFAADEALAFFESNESPRPVTIRANTLRTRRRDLAQALINRGVTLEPIGKWSKVGLQVFESPVPIGATPEYLAGHYMLQAASSFLPVIALAPQPNERVLDMASAPGGKTTYISALLQNTGIVFANDSNKARTKSLTANVHRMGCKNVVVCNYDAREFPKVMGGFDRVLLDAPCSGTGVISKDASVKVNKTERDFQLLAHLQKQLILCAIDSVNPNSSTGGYVVYSTCSVTVDENESVVDYALRKRPNVKLVETGLDFGVHGFKSFEGKNFHSSVSLTRRFYPHKHNMDGFFVAKFKVEPRKKLTKAPVAEEDDTPQMVINEEGEIVPEETAKFDAAEDEELIRESKRKALKKKGIKVSVKGADNGRKGKGKAGKA; from the exons ATGGGTCGACGAGCCAAGAACAAGCAAGGGCCTCccgctcctcttccggGGTCGATTCCAGAGAAGACCGAAAGCAGACGtcaaaagacaaagaagcGCGCTCCTTCGGCTGTTACCAATGAAGTTGCTAGTCGCGGCAAGGCGCTCAAAGGCCCTGGAGCCTCGGTCGCTGGAggcaggaagaagggtgtAATTGTGGGGAAGACCGGGAAGATGATCAAAGGGCCTAAGGGTAAGAAGGTTGAcgaggtggatgaagaCAGCGACTTGGACGAAGCTTTGCAGCCCGG AGAATATTCTagtgacgaggatgaggctgAGCAGCCAAAAACCAAAAAATCAAAGAAGTCCACGGAGGAGGA GTcagaaggcgaggaagaactCGCTAGAGGCCCCGTGAAGGAACTTGTCTTCTCTGATTCcgaagaggacgaagaagaagatgacaacTTgaacgatgatgacgaggctCTCCCCAAGGGCCAACACAATTTCGATCTTGATGCTGCCCCTCCTTCCGACGATGGCGAAGAGGACTTGGAAATGGGTGATGAATTTGAcatggatgaggatgagttcggatctgaagaagaagctgaggaAGATTCTGCCTTTGCTTCTTCaggtgatgaggatgccGACATGGCAGGAGATGAAAATTTACAagttgatgaggacgaagaagacggaatCCAAACAAATCTCGAGGATGATCTTGAAGAGACGTACACTTTACCGGCCGTGGATaatggtggagaagaggaagagcatgAACATGGTACCAGCTTGAGAGAAGTGGAGAACaggatgagatggttgGTAGGTGTTGTTTTGAacaaggaagagaaggtcTCAAAGGGCGTACCCGGCAA ATCCAGATCGGACCACATGCTTCAACTGCAACACGATATTGCGACTTACTTTGGCTACAACACTTTCCTTGTTGGCAAGCTTATGAAGCTTTTCGCTGCTGACGAAgccctcgccttctttGAATCCAACGAATCTCCTCGACCTGTCACTATCCGAGCCAACACTCTTCGTACCCGTAGACGCGACCTTGCCCAGGCTCTCATCAACCGAGGCGTCACTCTAGAACCCATTGGTAAATGGTCCAAGGTGGGACTGCAGGTTTTCGAATCCCCTGTTCCTATCGGTGCCACACCCGAATACTTGGCTGGCCATTACATGCTTCAggccgcttcttctttcctccccgTCATCGCACTTGCCCCTCAACCCAATGAACGTGTCCTCGACATGGCTTCCGCTCCCGGCGGTAAGACCACCTACATCTCCGCCCTCCTTCAAAACACAGGTATTGTTTTTGCCAATGATTCCAACAAGGCTCGAACAAAAAGTCTTACGGCAAACGTACACAGAATGGGGTGCAAGAACGTCGTAGTTTGCAATTATGATGCGAGAGAGTTCCCCAAGGTGATGGGAGGGTTCGATAGGGTGTTGCTGGACGCGCCATGTAGTGGAACAGGTGTTATCAGTAAAGATGCTAGTGTCAAGGTTAACAAG ACCGAAAGGGACTTCCAACTTCTCGCTCACCTTCAAAAACAACTAATCCTTTGTGCCATTGACTCCGTCAACCCGAACTCTTCCACAGGCGGTTATGTCGTCTATTCTACTTGTTCTGTCACTGTGGACGAGAATGAGAGTGTCGTAGACTACGCATTGAGAAAGAGACCCAATGTCAAACTCGTCGAAACGGGCTTGGACTTTGGTGTCCATGGTTTCAAAAGCTTCGAAGGCAAGAACTTTCACTCTAGTGTGTCCCTTACCAGACGT TTCTACCCTCATAAACATAATATGGACGGTTTCTTTGTGGCCAAGTTCAAGGTCGAACCTCGCAAGAAACTCACCAAGGCTCCCGTTgccgaagaggatgatacCCCACAAATGGTTATcaatgaggaaggggagattGTGCCAGAGGAAACAGCCAAATTCGATGCggcggaggatgaggaattGATTAGGGAAAGCAAGAGGAAGGCTCTAAAGAAAAAGGGCATCAAGGTCTCGGTGAAGGGAGCGGATaatggaagaaagggaaaaggaaaggcaGGGAAGGCCTAA